TTGATATTGTTAGTATAACTTCCGTTGGCATTGACTTGCGGCAGTGCCTGACCTCTTACTTCACTGGTCTTGAACCTCCCCATATCTTCTTCAAGCCTGGTGCGGGCCAGGGCCTGATTGTTGGCGAGGGCATATTTCAGGCAGTCCTGTAAAGTCAATGCGGATTGCGCATAGGAAGCCCTGATCCCCGCCAGGAGGACAAGTGTAAACATGATCTTTTTCATCCGTATGTTTCTTTGAATTACTTTTTAGTTGGCGGATTCGGTTTTAATGAGTGATGCCGGTTGTAGATTCTTCGTGTATAGGTAAATATTGTGCTGCCAGTTTTCTTCCTTCAAGAGTAGCTACACCCAGAATAAAATGTTTCGTTAGTTGTTCCATTACTTCATGCATGTCGAACTGCATGACAGGGTATTGTTCAGGATCGAATACGGTTTCAAGCTGTAGCTGCCTCATACGGCTGATGATGTTCATATTCAGATCACTTCTGTACACCCCTTCTTCAATGCCACGCTGTAAATTCTCATTGATACCATGCAGTACACAATCCTTCTTAAATTCTTCGATTCGCTTCCAGATAGCCGGATGGTATTTCTGTATTTCGTACAGCATGACGGGGTTGATTGTTTTGCCCATCATCTCCATGTATTCCAGCTCTTTGATCAGCTCTTCAATGGCATTGGCGGAGTTTTGGCGAAAGTCCTGGAAATGCTCGATATGACTGTCAAGTACGAATTTCATGCCTTCCAGCACCAGGTCTTCCTTGTCTTCAAAATGCTCGTATACCGTCTTTTTAGAAACGCCGGTTTCTTTTGAAATGTCAAACATCGTTACGCTCTTGATGCCATACAAACGGAACATCCTCAGCGCTGTCTCCATTATCCTTTCTTTTACGCCCATGGTAACCTCATTGCTTTATGCCTTTAACAAAAATCTCGGTGAGTAACCGCTGTTTATCTATTACCTTTTCTACTTCTTCTGGTTCTATTTCCAATTTTGGATTGAAGCAATCCAATGCCGAAAAGCGCAATCCTTCTATAGCCTGACTATATAAGGTGGCCGTTTCGCTGATGTTTTTGATCTTAAAGTCGCCTGCTGCCACACCTTTTTCCATTACCCGGGTCATCATGGCCAGTTCTCTTTCCTTCATGATGGTCATAGCACGGATGGTCTCTGCACTATTATCATTCAGGATCTTGAACATTTCCAGGCGGCAGTACCTGAGTACAAACTGTCGTTTTATTTCGAGGAGGTTCGTAAGTATGCTGGCCGCAGGCAGATCTTTATCTGCTTCTGCTTCCTGCTCTGCCATAAAGAACTCCCCGATCCTTTCGAGCACGGCAAAGTGCAGACTCTTTTTGTCGGAAAAATAATAATATAAGGAAGCCTTTGAACAATGCAGATCGTCCGCAATCTCATTCATGGTAGTCTTGGAAGCAGTGTAATTAGAGAATCTCTTTAACGCTGCATCCACGATCTTATCCCGCATTTCGTCCTTGGTTTCTGCGATCATTAACTTTTTGACTTTTTTAGTTTCGAAGTCAAAAGTAGAAAAGTTTAATCAAATAGAGAAGAAAAGACGTCATTTAACAATTGATTAACTTTTCGAACTAAAAAGTCAAAAAGTTAGAATGGGGTCAACATAAATGTATTTCAATAAGTTATAAGTATTATAATATGCAATTTATCGTATGGGAGTGTTTATCAGTAGAATTTCAGGTTTAGCCGACACATTTCGACTATACATCTCAAAAAATGAAATTTATGCGCTATAGGCATTCCTTTTGCCTTTACATCAGCAAATACAATCTATATGAAAAAGTTTATTTTCCTTTTTGTAGCAGTGATCGGATTCACTGTAGCGAGTAAAGCCCAGGTAAATGTTTCTGTCAATATTGGCGCACAGCCAGCATGGGGTCCTACCGGGTATGACCACGTAGATTATTATTATCTGCCAGATATTGATTGCTATTATGACGTACCAAACAAGGTATATGTATATCCAAATGGTAATAGCTGGGTAAGAGCGAAACAATTGCCTGCCAAGTACCGTAACGTTGACCTGTACAACGCGCACAAGGTGGTGATCAATGGTGATAAAAGACCTTACCAGAATGCTGCCAAATACCGTCAGGAATATGGTGGATACAAGGGTAAACATGATCAGAGTCCTATTCGTGACAGCAAGGAAGAAAAATATTTCGAAAGCAAGGGTCATCCTCAGCACTCACAGTGGCAGAAGGATCATAAGAACAACGGTAAGAAAGGTAACAATCGTAACAACAGAGACGATCGTCAGGGTCCTGACCGTCACTAATCATTCGAAGGAAGGCCTTTTATCCCCCCTCAAAAAAATAGCTTCCGCCAGTGGTGGAAGCTATTTTTTTATAAAAAGAAAAGCCGTCCCACTGGGTGCAGGACGGCCTTCTGGATTGTAATGCTTGCCATTCAAAATATCTTCTGACAGCTTAGCTCAGTTTTTCGAGCGCCGCTTTCAGGGTAGCCAGCATAGCTGGGATTTCTTCTTTTACGCAGGTACCTACGCTCAGGCGATACCATGGAGATTGCTTGCTTGCACCGAATGCATAGAAAGGAACCAACCCCAGTTTCGCTTCGTTCAGCAGGTAAGAAGTTACCGCTGCCTGGTCTTCCAGTACGGTACCATCAGCAGTTTTCTTGCCTTTCAGATCGATTTTCAGGGTCAGGTAAATAGCAGCCTGAGGAGCAATTGCTTCTACAGAGTGACCTGCTTTTTTCAGTGCATCGAAACCTTCATAGATCTTTTCGAGTCTTTCTTCAACTTCAGCTTTGAAGCTTTTCAGGTAAGTATTTACCTCTCCTTTACGACGCAGGTAGCGGGCAGCAGCATGTTGTTCTGCCATAGGGCTCCATGCACCTACGTGAGACAGGATGGCTTTCATCTTGCCTATTACATGTGCAGGGCCCAGCGCCCAACCGACTCTAACACCGGTAGCGGCAAAAGCCTTACTCATACCATCGATGAAGATAGTGTAATCTCTCAGTTCAGGACGCAGACCAACAGGGGTGTGGTGGTGAGTCTGACCGAAAGTGAGCACCCAGTACATCTGATCGAACAGTATATACAATGGTTTCTCGTCAGCGCCGCGGCTCTTGTTTTCAGCAATTACCAGGTCGCAGATCTCTTCCAGCTGTTGCTTGCCAAAAGCGGTACCGGTTGGGTTCTGCGGAGAGCAGAGCGCCAGCAGGGTAGCACCTTTCAGCAACGGTTTCAGTTCAGCTGCAGTCGGCATGAAGTCGTTTTCTGGTTTAGTTTCCAGTACTACGTGTTCAGCCTCCAGGAAGTGGGTATAATGGTTGTTGTTCCAGGATGGAGTAGCATAAACTACCTTCTCACCCCGGTCCAGGATTGTTCTGAAAGTGGCATAAATGATAGGACGACCTCCACATGAAATCACGATCTCTTTGGTAGGATCGTAGGTCAGCTGCTCATGTTCGGCAATGAACTCGCTTACTGCCTTTCTCAGTTCCAGGATACCATCTGCCGGTGGGTAGTTGGTTAATCCTTCCTTGTAGGCAGTAATAATCTCTTGCTCAAACTCAGCCGGAATGGGGAATACTTTGGGGTCAAAATCCCCAATCGTAAAATTGTAGATTTTCTCACCCTTGGCCTGCTTCTCCTTTATCTCACCGGCCAGCTTAATAATTTCAGACCCGATCAACGTTTCGGCTAAATGAGACAGTTTCATAACCCAAAAGATTTTTTAGTGTTTAATAGATTTTTTGCGCCCGCAAAGCTAACGGATATGCAACTCATTTAAAACAAATGGTTGATTTTTTTACAACATTCCAAATTTGAACGGTTATTTTTAATTTAATTCAATAAATCTGCCATTTTATGGCATTTTATCTAACATAACATTTTGTTATAATGTAGCCTGGTTTATAGGAGAGTACACATTGACATAGGTCTTTTCCACATACCCATGCAGGTTTCATGTGGAAAAAAGCTATAGAATGCCTGATTCTAACGCTGTTCGTAGATTGACAATTCTTTCTATCTTTGTTTGCTCAGGTTGTATAACCTCACCGCCTTTACAGCGGGAATTCCTTAGTAAGTATAATAACAACATATCAACATGAAGTTTATCGTTTCTTCCTCTACTTTGTTAAAACAATTACAGCAGATCAGCGGGGTTATCAACTCCAACACGGTATTGCCTATATTGGAAGATTTCCTATTCATCATTGACAGGAACGAACTAACAGTAGTGGCTACAGACCTGGAGACTGTTATGAAAGTGAAGCTGGAGGTAGAAGCCAAGGAAGCCGGCCGCATCTGTATTCCGGCCAAAATCCTGATGGACTCCCTGAAAAATCTGCCTGATCAGCCACTTACTTTCAACATCGACCTGAATTCCTACGCGGTTGAAATCACATCGGACAACGGTAAGTACAAGGTGATGGGTGAAAACCCGGAAAATTTCCCGAAAGAACCGGCAGCAGATGATACCACTTCCTTTACATTGACCTCTACCGCACTGGTAACAGCCATCAACAAGACCCTGTTTGCCGTAAGTAACGATGACCTGCGCCCGGCTATGACAGGCGTGTTCTTCGAACTGACACCAACCAGCCTGACTTTTGTAGCAACCGATGCGCACCGCCTGGTGAAATATGTAAGAACTGGTGTGGAATGCCCTAAAGCAGAGACTTTCATCGTGCCTAAGAAGCCTTTGAACCTGCTGAAATCAGCCCTGCCTGACAATGATAGCGAAATCAAGATTGCTTATAGCCAGAATCACTTCTTTGTAACACACGATGGTGCTCAGATGATCTGTCGTCTGATCGATGCCCGTTTCCCTGATTACAAGGTGGTAATTCCAAAGGATAATCCTTATCGCCTTACCCTGGTAAAGAGCGATTTCCAGAACGCCCTGAAACGTGTAAGTGTTTTTGCAAACAAGAGCACCAACCAGGTTGCCCTGAGCATTACTGGTAGCGAACTGCAACTCTCTGCACAGGATGTGGATTTCTCTTTCGAAGGTAATGAGCGTATGAACTGCTCCTACACCGGCGATGATATGCAGATTGCATTCAATGCGAAATTCCTCATTGAAATGCTGAATGCTGCAGAAGGTGATGAAATTACAATCGAGCTGTCTACACCCACCAAAGCAGGTATCCTGAAACCTTCTGAAAAAGAAGAGAATGAGGATCTGCTGATGCTGGTAATGCCGCTGATGCTGAATAACTAATTCTTCATTACATTTCTTCGTCTTTTTGGGTGCGGCATGCACGCCGCACCCAAAAAGACACCCACAAAAAAGTCACTCCCGCCTTCGGCAGGAGTGACTTTTTTGCTTGATGAATATTTTCTTTTAATACATAACCCAATCACCCACATAAGTCTGCCTAATTTATTGGCCCACAGCCACTTTCAGCCTTTTTATTCCCCAAATTTTCCGTAATTTAATACATCCATTGTCCCATAAATAAATTCCCGTGTATGGAATCGTTCTTCAATAACATTCCTTCTTACTACCGCACCGCAATACTCGTTGGTGGCCTGGTCCTTCTTTGGGTTTTTGAAGGCGCCTTTCCCAGACTTTATTTCAAATCAAACCGCTACCGCCACGCCGGCACAAACCTCTTCTTCACCCTTACCACCGCCGTCGTAAACTTTGCCCTCGCCTTCCTCATCGTAAAAGCATGTACATTTACCACCAACAACCATTTTGGCCTTCTTTACCTTGTACCGTTACCTAACTGGCTCCATGCCATTCTCGCCATCCTTATGATGGACCTGATCGGAGCCTACCTCGTTCACCTGATCCAGCACAAAATAGCCTGGATGTGGCACTTCCATAAGATCCACCACATCGACACCGCTGTAGATGCCACCACCGCCCTCCGGCACCACCCCATAGAAAGCATCTTCCGCGTCATCGCTCTCTTTGTCGCTGTCATCACCATGGGTATCCCCATCTGGATGGTATTCCTGTACCAAACCATCTCTGCATTCATGTCCCAGTTCAACCATGCTAATATCCACCTCCCTAAATGGCTGGATAATGCCCTGAGCTGGATCATCGTATCGCCAGACATGCATAAGGTACACCACAGCCATTTACAACCGGAAACGGACACTAATTACGCTAATATTTTTTCAATTTGGGACCGCCTCTTTGGCACGTTTAAGAAGGTAAATGATACCACTTCTCTGAAGTATGGACTGGATGAATACCAGGACGAAAGGTATCAGCAGATAGGGGCACTACTAAAAGCACCATTCGACAAACCTTTAAATCAATAAATATATGCAACAGCACACCACTTCGTCCACGTCCACTAAAG
This Chitinophaga sancti DNA region includes the following protein-coding sequences:
- a CDS encoding sterol desaturase family protein → MESFFNNIPSYYRTAILVGGLVLLWVFEGAFPRLYFKSNRYRHAGTNLFFTLTTAVVNFALAFLIVKACTFTTNNHFGLLYLVPLPNWLHAILAILMMDLIGAYLVHLIQHKIAWMWHFHKIHHIDTAVDATTALRHHPIESIFRVIALFVAVITMGIPIWMVFLYQTISAFMSQFNHANIHLPKWLDNALSWIIVSPDMHKVHHSHLQPETDTNYANIFSIWDRLFGTFKKVNDTTSLKYGLDEYQDERYQQIGALLKAPFDKPLNQ
- a CDS encoding TetR/AcrR family transcriptional regulator, with protein sequence METALRMFRLYGIKSVTMFDISKETGVSKKTVYEHFEDKEDLVLEGMKFVLDSHIEHFQDFRQNSANAIEELIKELEYMEMMGKTINPVMLYEIQKYHPAIWKRIEEFKKDCVLHGINENLQRGIEEGVYRSDLNMNIISRMRQLQLETVFDPEQYPVMQFDMHEVMEQLTKHFILGVATLEGRKLAAQYLPIHEESTTGITH
- the dnaN gene encoding DNA polymerase III subunit beta is translated as MKFIVSSSTLLKQLQQISGVINSNTVLPILEDFLFIIDRNELTVVATDLETVMKVKLEVEAKEAGRICIPAKILMDSLKNLPDQPLTFNIDLNSYAVEITSDNGKYKVMGENPENFPKEPAADDTTSFTLTSTALVTAINKTLFAVSNDDLRPAMTGVFFELTPTSLTFVATDAHRLVKYVRTGVECPKAETFIVPKKPLNLLKSALPDNDSEIKIAYSQNHFFVTHDGAQMICRLIDARFPDYKVVIPKDNPYRLTLVKSDFQNALKRVSVFANKSTNQVALSITGSELQLSAQDVDFSFEGNERMNCSYTGDDMQIAFNAKFLIEMLNAAEGDEITIELSTPTKAGILKPSEKEENEDLLMLVMPLMLNN
- a CDS encoding TetR/AcrR family transcriptional regulator, whose translation is MIAETKDEMRDKIVDAALKRFSNYTASKTTMNEIADDLHCSKASLYYYFSDKKSLHFAVLERIGEFFMAEQEAEADKDLPAASILTNLLEIKRQFVLRYCRLEMFKILNDNSAETIRAMTIMKERELAMMTRVMEKGVAAGDFKIKNISETATLYSQAIEGLRFSALDCFNPKLEIEPEEVEKVIDKQRLLTEIFVKGIKQ
- a CDS encoding pyridoxal phosphate-dependent aminotransferase, which produces MKLSHLAETLIGSEIIKLAGEIKEKQAKGEKIYNFTIGDFDPKVFPIPAEFEQEIITAYKEGLTNYPPADGILELRKAVSEFIAEHEQLTYDPTKEIVISCGGRPIIYATFRTILDRGEKVVYATPSWNNNHYTHFLEAEHVVLETKPENDFMPTAAELKPLLKGATLLALCSPQNPTGTAFGKQQLEEICDLVIAENKSRGADEKPLYILFDQMYWVLTFGQTHHHTPVGLRPELRDYTIFIDGMSKAFAATGVRVGWALGPAHVIGKMKAILSHVGAWSPMAEQHAAARYLRRKGEVNTYLKSFKAEVEERLEKIYEGFDALKKAGHSVEAIAPQAAIYLTLKIDLKGKKTADGTVLEDQAAVTSYLLNEAKLGLVPFYAFGASKQSPWYRLSVGTCVKEEIPAMLATLKAALEKLS